One Rosa chinensis cultivar Old Blush chromosome 5, RchiOBHm-V2, whole genome shotgun sequence genomic region harbors:
- the LOC112202337 gene encoding E3 ubiquitin-protein ligase CCNB1IP1 homolog isoform X1: MRCNACWRELEGRAISTTCGHLLCTEDANKILSNDGACPICDQVLSKSHMKVVDVNPNDEWINMAMTGVSPDILMKSAHRSVMFYIGQKELIMQRKLSMVAGQYRQKCEAMQEKFMEQLQKMQSQCQKYAKKCEMLEQENESLSKDKQELQEKYSEKSRQKRKLDEMYDQLRSEYESVKRNAIQPATNFYSRNEPDLFSNQANVMDRREAVRKDWRVLTPETPGPKEDIWPARQNSSNSGGPFDVSISPAKQAAMPVDAVNRRPGANPMFGSGASNPSTTLRNMLFSPIKRPQLSRRPQMFTF, translated from the exons ATGAGATGCAATGCGTGTTGGCGTGAATTGGAAGGCCGGGCCATCTCAACAACCTGTGGCCACCTTCTCT GCACAGAGGATGCTAACAAGATCCTTAGCAATGATGGAGCATGTCCCATTTGTGATCAAGTGCTCTCTAAGAG TCATATGAAAGTTGTGGATGTCAATCCAAATGATGAATGGATAAAT ATGGCCATGACTGGAGTGTCTCCAGATATAT TAATGAAGAGTGCACACAGAAGTGTCATGTTCTATattgggcaaaaggaattgaTAATGCAGCGCAAGTTGAGCATGGTAGCAGGTCAATACCGGCAGAAATGTGAAGCAATGCAAGAAAAGTTCATGGAGCAATTGCAAAAGATGCAGTCTCAGTGCCAGAAATATGCCAAGAAGTGCGAAATGTTGGAGCAAGAAAATGAGAGCTTGTCCAAGGATAAGCAGGAGCTCCAGGAAAAATATTCAGAGAAATCCAG ACAGAAGAGAAAGTTGGATGAAATGTATGATCAATTGAGGAGTGAGTACGAATCAGTTAAACGAAATGCCATCCAACCTGCAACAAATTTCTATTCCAGAAATGAACCTGATCTTTTCTCAAACCAGGCTAACGTTATGGATCGCAGAGAGGCTGTTAGAAAag ATTGGCGGGTCCTTACTCCTGAAACTCCAGGGCCAAAAGAGGATATATGGCCAGCAAGACAGAATAGTTCAAACTCGGGTGGTCCTTTTGATGTCTCTATCTCACCGGCAAAACAAGCTGCTATGCCAGTCGATGCTGTGAACAGAAGGCCTGGTGCTAACCCAATGTTTGGATCCGGAGCTAGCAACCCCTCAACGACTTTAAGGAACATGTTATTCTCCCCAATAAAGAGGCCTCAGCTCTCCCGTCGTCCTCAGATGTTCAC GTTCTAG
- the LOC112202337 gene encoding E3 ubiquitin-protein ligase CCNB1IP1 homolog isoform X3 has protein sequence MRCNACWRELEGRAISTTCGHLLCTEDANKILSNDGACPICDQVLSKSHMKVVDVNPNDEWINMAMTGVSPDILMKSAHRSVMFYIGQKELIMQRKLSMVAGQYRQKCEAMQEKFMEQLQKMQSQCQKYAKKCEMLEQENESLSKDKQELQEKYSEKSRQKRKLDEMYDQLRSEYESVKRNAIQPATNFYSRNEPDLFSNQANVMDRREAVRKGPKEDIWPARQNSSNSGGPFDVSISPAKQAAMPVDAVNRRPGANPMFGSGASNPSTTLRNMLFSPIKRPQLSRRPQMFTF, from the exons ATGAGATGCAATGCGTGTTGGCGTGAATTGGAAGGCCGGGCCATCTCAACAACCTGTGGCCACCTTCTCT GCACAGAGGATGCTAACAAGATCCTTAGCAATGATGGAGCATGTCCCATTTGTGATCAAGTGCTCTCTAAGAG TCATATGAAAGTTGTGGATGTCAATCCAAATGATGAATGGATAAAT ATGGCCATGACTGGAGTGTCTCCAGATATAT TAATGAAGAGTGCACACAGAAGTGTCATGTTCTATattgggcaaaaggaattgaTAATGCAGCGCAAGTTGAGCATGGTAGCAGGTCAATACCGGCAGAAATGTGAAGCAATGCAAGAAAAGTTCATGGAGCAATTGCAAAAGATGCAGTCTCAGTGCCAGAAATATGCCAAGAAGTGCGAAATGTTGGAGCAAGAAAATGAGAGCTTGTCCAAGGATAAGCAGGAGCTCCAGGAAAAATATTCAGAGAAATCCAG ACAGAAGAGAAAGTTGGATGAAATGTATGATCAATTGAGGAGTGAGTACGAATCAGTTAAACGAAATGCCATCCAACCTGCAACAAATTTCTATTCCAGAAATGAACCTGATCTTTTCTCAAACCAGGCTAACGTTATGGATCGCAGAGAGGCTGTTAGAAAag GGCCAAAAGAGGATATATGGCCAGCAAGACAGAATAGTTCAAACTCGGGTGGTCCTTTTGATGTCTCTATCTCACCGGCAAAACAAGCTGCTATGCCAGTCGATGCTGTGAACAGAAGGCCTGGTGCTAACCCAATGTTTGGATCCGGAGCTAGCAACCCCTCAACGACTTTAAGGAACATGTTATTCTCCCCAATAAAGAGGCCTCAGCTCTCCCGTCGTCCTCAGATGTTCAC GTTCTAG
- the LOC112202337 gene encoding E3 ubiquitin-protein ligase CCNB1IP1 homolog isoform X4 — MRCNACWRELEGRAISTTCGHLLCTEDANKILSNDGACPICDQVLSKSHMKVVDVNPNDEWINMAMTGVSPDILMKSAHRSVMFYIGQKELIMQRKLSMVAGQYRQKCEAMQEKFMEQLQKMQSQCQKYAKKCEMLEQENESLSKDKQELQEKYSEKSRQKRKLDEMYDQLRSEYESVKRNAIQPATNFYSRNEPDLFSNQANVMDRREAVRKGPKEDIWPARQNSSNSGGPFDVSISPAKQAAMPVDAVNRRPGANPMFGSGASNPSTTLRNMLFSPIKRPQLSRRPQMFT, encoded by the exons ATGAGATGCAATGCGTGTTGGCGTGAATTGGAAGGCCGGGCCATCTCAACAACCTGTGGCCACCTTCTCT GCACAGAGGATGCTAACAAGATCCTTAGCAATGATGGAGCATGTCCCATTTGTGATCAAGTGCTCTCTAAGAG TCATATGAAAGTTGTGGATGTCAATCCAAATGATGAATGGATAAAT ATGGCCATGACTGGAGTGTCTCCAGATATAT TAATGAAGAGTGCACACAGAAGTGTCATGTTCTATattgggcaaaaggaattgaTAATGCAGCGCAAGTTGAGCATGGTAGCAGGTCAATACCGGCAGAAATGTGAAGCAATGCAAGAAAAGTTCATGGAGCAATTGCAAAAGATGCAGTCTCAGTGCCAGAAATATGCCAAGAAGTGCGAAATGTTGGAGCAAGAAAATGAGAGCTTGTCCAAGGATAAGCAGGAGCTCCAGGAAAAATATTCAGAGAAATCCAG ACAGAAGAGAAAGTTGGATGAAATGTATGATCAATTGAGGAGTGAGTACGAATCAGTTAAACGAAATGCCATCCAACCTGCAACAAATTTCTATTCCAGAAATGAACCTGATCTTTTCTCAAACCAGGCTAACGTTATGGATCGCAGAGAGGCTGTTAGAAAag GGCCAAAAGAGGATATATGGCCAGCAAGACAGAATAGTTCAAACTCGGGTGGTCCTTTTGATGTCTCTATCTCACCGGCAAAACAAGCTGCTATGCCAGTCGATGCTGTGAACAGAAGGCCTGGTGCTAACCCAATGTTTGGATCCGGAGCTAGCAACCCCTCAACGACTTTAAGGAACATGTTATTCTCCCCAATAAAGAGGCCTCAGCTCTCCCGTCGTCCTCAGATGTTCACGTAA
- the LOC112202337 gene encoding E3 ubiquitin-protein ligase CCNB1IP1 homolog isoform X2 yields MRCNACWRELEGRAISTTCGHLLCTEDANKILSNDGACPICDQVLSKSHMKVVDVNPNDEWINMAMTGVSPDILMKSAHRSVMFYIGQKELIMQRKLSMVAGQYRQKCEAMQEKFMEQLQKMQSQCQKYAKKCEMLEQENESLSKDKQELQEKYSEKSRQKRKLDEMYDQLRSEYESVKRNAIQPATNFYSRNEPDLFSNQANVMDRREAVRKDWRVLTPETPGPKEDIWPARQNSSNSGGPFDVSISPAKQAAMPVDAVNRRPGANPMFGSGASNPSTTLRNMLFSPIKRPQLSRRPQMFT; encoded by the exons ATGAGATGCAATGCGTGTTGGCGTGAATTGGAAGGCCGGGCCATCTCAACAACCTGTGGCCACCTTCTCT GCACAGAGGATGCTAACAAGATCCTTAGCAATGATGGAGCATGTCCCATTTGTGATCAAGTGCTCTCTAAGAG TCATATGAAAGTTGTGGATGTCAATCCAAATGATGAATGGATAAAT ATGGCCATGACTGGAGTGTCTCCAGATATAT TAATGAAGAGTGCACACAGAAGTGTCATGTTCTATattgggcaaaaggaattgaTAATGCAGCGCAAGTTGAGCATGGTAGCAGGTCAATACCGGCAGAAATGTGAAGCAATGCAAGAAAAGTTCATGGAGCAATTGCAAAAGATGCAGTCTCAGTGCCAGAAATATGCCAAGAAGTGCGAAATGTTGGAGCAAGAAAATGAGAGCTTGTCCAAGGATAAGCAGGAGCTCCAGGAAAAATATTCAGAGAAATCCAG ACAGAAGAGAAAGTTGGATGAAATGTATGATCAATTGAGGAGTGAGTACGAATCAGTTAAACGAAATGCCATCCAACCTGCAACAAATTTCTATTCCAGAAATGAACCTGATCTTTTCTCAAACCAGGCTAACGTTATGGATCGCAGAGAGGCTGTTAGAAAag ATTGGCGGGTCCTTACTCCTGAAACTCCAGGGCCAAAAGAGGATATATGGCCAGCAAGACAGAATAGTTCAAACTCGGGTGGTCCTTTTGATGTCTCTATCTCACCGGCAAAACAAGCTGCTATGCCAGTCGATGCTGTGAACAGAAGGCCTGGTGCTAACCCAATGTTTGGATCCGGAGCTAGCAACCCCTCAACGACTTTAAGGAACATGTTATTCTCCCCAATAAAGAGGCCTCAGCTCTCCCGTCGTCCTCAGATGTTCACGTAA
- the LOC112165418 gene encoding zinc finger BED domain-containing protein RICESLEEPER 1 gives MDAHTCAKRTNRIHTRVQPVSVQLKKYASQSLVIDPQTKNGWYTLIGSYPYSLKAISGSVSPSLGSLTIQTPNFPIRFNFSNYNSHFGGFHAYVMEIPNETAIKKPKRLTSVVWNHFERIRKADICYAICVHCNKKLSGSSNSGTTHLRNHLMRCLKRSNFDVSQLLAAKRRKKDNTVSLATINGDEAQRQDTYIKPTIMKFDQDQKKDEIVTLASGKFDQDRSRFDLARMIILHGYPLPMVDDVGFKVFVKNLQPLFDLVPNNDVENFCMDIYRKERGKVYEMINSFHGRINLSVEMWYSPEGVEYLCLTAHFIDEEWKLQKKIMNFVTLDLSHTDDLLSEVIIKCLMDWDIDSKLFALTFDDCSTDDDIVLRIKDQISQSRPLLGHGQLFDIRSAAHVINSIVKDALEALREVIHKIRASVKHVRSSQVAQRKFNEISQQVGINSERRLLVDCPVRWDSTCLMLETALEYRGAFSVLQEHDPSYTSDLTDTEWEWTSFIAGYMKLLVEITNAFSGNKYPTASIYFPEICDVHIQLIEWCKSPDDFLRSIALKMKDKFDKYWSKCSLALAVAVILDPRFKMKLVEYYYSQIYGSQSLEKIKDVSDGIKELFDAYSICSTMVDQGSALPGSSLPSTSSDPRDRLKGFDKFLYETSQSQNVTSDLEKYLQEPNFPRNCDFNILNWWKVHTPRYPILSMMARDVLGTPMSTIAPESAFNIDGRVLDKCRSSLNPEIREALICTQNWLQMELKDVNRLSSSVRPIAIVESS, from the exons ATGGATGCCCATACGTGTGCCAAACGGACCAATAGGATCCATACCCGGGTCCAACCGGTTTCGGTGCAATTAAAAAAGTACGCATCTCAAAGCTTAGTTATTGACCCACAAACCAAAAATGGGTGGTATACTCTTATCGGATCCTACCCATATTCTCTCAAAGCCATATCGGGTTCAGTCTCGCCCTCTCTAGGATCTCTCACCATCCAAACCCCCAATTTCCCGATCCGATTCAATTTCTCAAATTACAATTCCC ACTTTGGTGGATTTCATGCCTATGTGATGGAAATACCGAATGAAACAGCCATCAAGAAACCAAAGCGGTTGACATCTGTTGTATGGAATCATTTTGAAAGGATTAGGAAGGCTGATATATGTTATGCTATTTGTGTACACTGTAACAAGAAACTCAGTGGATCAAGTAATAGTGGGACCACACACCTGAGGAATCATCTAATGCGATGTCTGAAACGATCAAACTTTGATGTTTCTCAACTACTTGCAgcgaagagaaggaaaaaagatAATACTGTTAGCCTTGCAACTATCAATGGTGATGAAGCACAGAGACAAGACACATATATTAAGCCAACAATTATGAAGTTTGATCAGGATCAGAAAAAGGATGAAATTGTTACCCTTGCAAGTGGGAAGTTTGATCAGGACCGTAGTCGGTTTGATCTTGCTCGCATGATTATATTACATGGTTACCCATTGCCAATGGTTGATGATGTAGGATTCAAAGTGTTTGTCAAGAACCTTCAGCCTTTATTTGATCTTGTGCCAAATAATGATGTCGAGAATTTTTGTATGGATATCTATAGGAAAGAACGAGGTAAAGTGTATGAGATGATAAATAGTTTTCATGGCAGAATTAACCTCTCTGTTGAAATGTGGTATTCTCCAGAAGGTGTTGAATACCTGTGTTTGACTGCACACTTTATTGATGAGGAGTGGAAACTGCAGAAGAAAATTATGAATTTTGTCACACTTGATTTGTCGCATACTGATGATTTGCTTTCGGAAGTGATTATCAAGTGCCTGATGGACTGGGATATTGACAGTAAGTTGTTTGCCTTGACATTTGATGATTGTTCCACTGATGATGACATTGTTCTAAGAATTAAAGACCAGATCTCCCAAAGTAGGCCTCTCTTGGGTCATGGTCAGTTATTTGACATTCGCTCTGCTGCACATGTTATAAATTCGATTGTGAAAGATGCGTTGGAAGCACTGAGAGAGGTGATCCACAAGATTCGAGCAAGTGTCAAACATGTAAGAAGTTCACAAGTGGCCCAAAGGAAGTTCAATGAAATTTCCCAGCAAGTTGGGATCAACAGTGAGAGGAGATTGCTTGTTGATTGCCCAGTTCGATGGGATTCAACATGCCTTATGCTTGAAACAGCTTTAGAATACAGGGGTGCATTTTCAGTCCTGCAAGAGCATGATCCCTCATATACATCAGATTTAACTGATACAGAATGGGAATGGACAAGCTTTATTGCTGGTTATATGAAACTTCTTGTTGAAATCACTAATGCATTTTCAGGCAACAAGTATCCGACTGCAAGTATATACTTTCCTGAGATTTGTGATGTTCACATTCAATTAATTGAATGGTGCAAGAGCCCAGACGACTTCCTCAGGTCTATTGCATTAAAGATGAAAGATAAGTTTGACAAATATTGGAGCAAGTGCAGTTTGGCTTTGGCAGTAGCCGTAATTTTGGATCCCAGATTCAAGATGAAGTTGGTTGAGTATTACTATTCTCAAATTTATGGTAGTCAATCTTTGGAGAAGATCAAGGATGTCTCTGATGGCATCAAGGAGCTTTTTGATGCATATTCAATTTGCTCAACAATGGTTGATCAAGGTTCAGCTTTGCCTGGAAGCAGCTTGCCTAGTACCAGCAGTGATCCCAGGGATAGATTGAAGGGTTTTGACAAATTTCTCTACGAGACATCTCAGAGTCAGAATGTGACATCTGACTTGGAAAAATATCTACAGGAGCCAAACTTTCCTCGTAATTGTGATTTTAACATATTGAATTGGTGGAAGGTCCACACACCAAGGTACCCTATATTGTCCATGATGGCACGTGATGTTCTAGGAACTCCTATGTCAACTATTGCACCAGAATCTGCATTCAACATTGATGGTAGAGTGCTTGATAAATGTCGAAGCTCGCTGAATCCTGAAATTCGAGAGGCATTAATATGCACGCAAAATTGGTTGCAGATGGAATTAAAAG ATGTCAATCGATTGTCGAGTTCAGTTAGACCAATTGCCATTGTTGAATCAAGTTAA
- the LOC112202338 gene encoding NADH kinase produces the protein MARRRLLVLLKPFDVYPASQSDGLSRITSLQLKHLDNRRKVHKDAINFCQNILRHKPVEWKALLRNDIRQPIHDVDLVITVGGDGTLLHASHYIDDSVPVLGVNSDPTRPEEVLRHSNVYDATRSTGYLCAATVDNFEQILDNIIEDRISPSDLRRISIGVNTQVISTYALNDILIAHPCPATLSRFSFKIKSDYQPCSPLVSSRSSGLRVSTAAGATAAMLSAGGFPMPILSQDLQYMVREPIALGAASSFMHGFINPQQSMEATWFCKEGIIYIDGTHVRCSVKNGDRIEISSKAPV, from the exons atggcGAGGAGGAGATTGTTGGTGCTGCTAAAACCGTTCGACGTTTACCCAGCTTCCCAATCCGACGGCCTGTCTCGCATCACCAGCCTCCAG CTAAAGCACTTGGACAATAGGCGAAAGGTGCACAAGGATGCAATAAACTTTTGTCAGAATATTTTGCGGCACAAGCCTGTTGAGTGGAAAGCTCTACTGCGTAACGATATAAGGCAGCCCATCCATGATGTGGACCTTGTTATTACAGTTGGTGGTGATGGCACCTTACTACATGCTAGCCATTATATTGATGACTCTGTTCCAGTTCTAGGAGTGAATTCTGACCCTACCCGACCTGAAGAG GTGTTAAGGCACAGCAATGTGTATGATGCGACTAGAAGCACAGGCTATCTTTGTGCTGCAACTGTTGACAACTTTGAACAG ATACTGGACAACATCATAGAGGATCGAATTAGTCCTTCCGATCTGAGAAGGATCTCCATAGGTGTAAACACACAAGTGATCTCAACTTACGCTCTTAATGATATTTTAATTGCACATCCATGTCCAGCAACACTTTCACGGTTCTCATTCAA AATTAAAAGTGATTACCAGCCATGCTCTCCTTTAGTGAGCTCTCGATCAAGCGGTCTAAGAGTTTCAACAGCTGCGGGagcaacagctgcaatgctttCAGCTGGCGGATTTCCAATGCCCATATTATCTCAGGACCTCCAGTATATGGTAAGAGAGCCCATTGCATTAGGAGCAGCCTCAAGCTTTATGCATGGGTTTATTAATCCTCAACAGTCCATGGAAGCTACATGGTTTTGTAAAGAGGGAATCATATACATTGATGGTACTCATGTCCGCTGTTCTGTAAAAAATGGGGATCGCATCGAGATATCTTCCAAGGCCCCAGTTTGA